The Akkermansiaceae bacterium genomic interval ACGCGGCAGGGCGAAGCGTTCCAAGGTCATGACGTGGTCGAACAACGGCAGGGCCGCATCTTCCGCCCTCCCGGCCACAGCCACGACCGGCTTTCCGGCCTGCCTGGCCATCGCGGCGACTCCGGCAGGGCCTTTCCCTCCCAGCGTCTGCGCGTCCAGTGATCCTTCACCCGTAATGACGAGATCCGCGGCGGAAATGCGGCCCGCCAACTGGAGGGCATCCGCCACGATGTCAAAGCCCGCCATCAGTTCCGCTCCCGCAAAGCGCATGAGACCGAAGCCCAGGCCACCTGCCGCCCCCGCCCCCGGGGTCCGCGCGATGTCCCCTCCACGGGACACTTCGGACAGCCGCTCCAGCGCGGCGTCCAGAAAGCCGACGTCATCCGGCGTGGCACCCTTCTGCGGACCGAAGACCGCCGACGCCCCGCGCCCGCCGCACAGCGGGTTGTCCACGTCACATGCCACGATCATTTCCGGCAACCGCAGCCGTGCCAATTCATCCACCTCCGCGAGCGACATCAGGCTGATGGGTGATCCATCCAGCTCACCGCCATTTTCATCAAGAAGGCGCACACCCAGCGCAACCGCCATCCCCGCACCGCCGTCGTTGGTCACACTGCCACCGATGCCGATGTAGATGCGCTCCGCGCCCGTCGCCTCCACGGCATGACGGATGAGCATGCCGGTGCCGTAGGTGGTCGCCGCACGTGGTGCCCTGTCCTCCTCCGCGACGCGCCAGATGCCGCTGGCCGCGCTCATCTCGATGAATGCCGTTCGCACACCCTGCAGATCCGCCACGCCATACTCCGCCACACATGGCCGGCCGATGGCATCCACCGTTCCGACGGAAACTTTCCGCCCGCCGGCACCCGCGAGCATCGCGTCCACAAAGCCTTCGCCACCATCCGCGATGGGGCATTTCTCCACCCGCCAGGCATCCCCCAGCCCAGCCGCGACGGCATCCGCCACCCCGACCGCGGACAACGATCCCTTGAACTTGTCGCATGCCACCAGCGCCACCGGCATTTCTCCGTTTCTCATGATTTTTCCAGTTCCTTGGCCACCTCGCGCTTCCTTTCGATGAAGCCCGCCGTCTCCGCGCCGATGAAGAAGATCTGGATCGTGAAATAGATCCACAGCAGGACGACGACGAGCGTCACCGCCGCGCCGTAGGCCGTGGTGACGCTGCTCTGGTTGAAGTAAAAGCTGATGAGGCTGCGCAGCAGGACCAGCAGCACACACGTGATCACCGCCCCGGTGAACGCGGATGAAAAGCGCGGCGGGCTGGGAGGCAGCCATTTCAGGATGGCGGCGAACAGCAGCGCCTCCATGAACAGCGGAACCACCCGCTGGCCCCACTCCCACAGCGCCCAGTTCGCCGGGAGATATTCCGTCAGATGGGTGGCCACCACTTTCAGCACCGCGGCGGCGACGGCGGACACGACCAGCACCACGCCGAGCGCGACCACCAGCAGGAGGGGAATGGCCTGCCCCATCACCATGTCGATGATGACGCCGCGCCTGCCCTCCCTGGCCCGGTAGCCGAAAATGATCCCCAGCGACTCCCGCACCTCCACCACCATCTTCGAGGCGGTGAACAAAAGGATCAGGAAGCCCACGATGGAGGAGATCCCCGTGAAGGCCTGGTCCGGCCGCGTGCTCAGCAACTCCGTCAGGTAGTCGCTGGAACGCTCGTCGAACAACATCCCCGCCGCATGGCCGATGCCCTCCTCCGCCTGGTCCTTGCCGATGAAGGTGGAGGCCAGCCCGGTGACGATCACCAGGATCGGCACC includes:
- a CDS encoding YihY/virulence factor BrkB family protein; this encodes MRFTDSRGRLAFMRVMVRRTTGHLGELLLEIGKRWWRHSHSRAAAAIAFYSLFSMVPILVIVTGLASTFIGKDQAEEGIGHAAGMLFDERSSDYLTELLSTRPDQAFTGISSIVGFLILLFTASKMVVEVRESLGIIFGYRAREGRRGVIIDMVMGQAIPLLLVVALGVVLVVSAVAAAVLKVVATHLTEYLPANWALWEWGQRVVPLFMEALLFAAILKWLPPSPPRFSSAFTGAVITCVLLVLLRSLISFYFNQSSVTTAYGAAVTLVVVLLWIYFTIQIFFIGAETAGFIERKREVAKELEKS
- a CDS encoding glycerate kinase, which encodes MRNGEMPVALVACDKFKGSLSAVGVADAVAAGLGDAWRVEKCPIADGGEGFVDAMLAGAGGRKVSVGTVDAIGRPCVAEYGVADLQGVRTAFIEMSAASGIWRVAEEDRAPRAATTYGTGMLIRHAVEATGAERIYIGIGGSVTNDGGAGMAVALGVRLLDENGGELDGSPISLMSLAEVDELARLRLPEMIVACDVDNPLCGGRGASAVFGPQKGATPDDVGFLDAALERLSEVSRGGDIARTPGAGAAGGLGFGLMRFAGAELMAGFDIVADALQLAGRISAADLVITGEGSLDAQTLGGKGPAGVAAMARQAGKPVVAVAGRAEDAALPLFDHVMTLERFALPRERSMAEAADWLEKIVRADSAILAALVADKAP